A segment of the Sulfurovum indicum genome:
ATAGTAATATTGATATTGTCAAAGCCTGCTTTTTTAAGCTCGGTGGTTGCTTCATCTGTCAGTTGTGCCTTCACCTCATCTGCAGAAGAAGTAATATCAATAGTCAATGCGACATTGTTACCTTCCACTACGATATCTTTTACAAACCCGAATGATACGATATCTTTTGTAAATCCGGGATAGGTTACATTCTTCAATGCTTCTAATACATTTTCCTGTGTCATAAATTGACTCCTAATACAAAGTTTGATACTTGAGTTATACCACTACAATCTTAAATAAGGTTTAATTTAAAATAAAATAAGAGTAAAGTGCTCTTCTTTAGCCAGTCATCAATTTTTATGGTTAAAACAGTACAACTTCATCTAAAATTCAAAATAAATAAAAAAAGTGTGTACTAAAGAAACTATCAAGGTTTCACTTTGTATAATCCGTTACAATTTGATACACAGAGAGGTGGTTTTTTGTCACAGACAACACTCGTACTGCTTGGTGCAGGAAGCTCATCACGGTTTAAAAGTAGGGTTAAGAAACAATGGCTCTATAGCGGAGAGGTCCCTTTATGGCTTCAAGTTGCCCAACACTTTGAAGGCATGGGCCTCTTTGAGAAGATTATCATCGTCTCTTCTTCCCAGGAGATACACTATATGAAACACTTTGCTGACTACACTTTTATAGAAGGTGGTGACAGCAGACAAGCCTCTTTGAGCAATGCACTTTCCCATGTGAACTCTTCATATGTCATGGTCAGCGATATTGCCCGCTGCTGCATTCCGGAAACTATGATACAGCGCATACTGCATGCCAAAAATGAAGCTGCATGTATCGTTCCGACCCTACCTGTAACCGATACCCTCTATATGGAAAATACTCCTATAGACAGAGAAAAAGTCAAAATTATCCAGACTCCACAGTTAAGCAGAACCAAAACACTTAAACAAGCACTTGATACCGAGATCCTCTTTACAGACGAGAGCTCTGCTATCGCCTCATTGGGTCAACAGATACATTTTGTAGAGGGGTCCCCTCTCGCGCATAAATTAACCACACTCGATGACTTGCTGAAACTCCCTTGCATACAGGCACCCTCTTCACGTACACTGACAGGTTACGGCATTGATATCCACCCTTTTGAAACAGGTAAAGAGATGAAGCTATGTGGAGTAACTATCGATGCAGAGTACGGTTTTAAAGCACACAGTGACGGGGATGTCGCTATTCATGCACTTATCGATGCTCTTTTGGGTGCTGCAGGTATGGGTGACATTGGCGAACTCTATCCTGATACCGAACCTGTTTTTGCCGGAGCAGACTCAACCAAACTGCTGGAAGATACAGTAGAGCGCATCAGCTCTTTTGGATTTGAGATAGGCAATATAGATATGACGATCATGGCTGAGGCCCCAAAACTGCTTCCTTATAAAGCCATAATGCGTACAACATTGGCTTCTATACTGGGTATTCCCTCCAACCGTATCAATATTAAGGCCACCACAGCTGAAAAACTCGGATTCGTAGGTCGTAAAGAAGGTGTAACAGTACATGCTGTAGCAAACTTGAACTATTTTAACTGGAAAAAATCAATTAATGGACGAAAAACATGAAGATCATCATTGTAGAAAACGAACTCTATCTGGCACAAAGTATTGCCTCCAAACTTACTGAGAACGGTTTTGAAACAGAGATATACAGCTCTATCAAAGAAGCGATGCAGAGCAGCGGTGATGTCTACCTGCTCTCTACCAACCTACCCGGGCAGAATACTGCTCCGCTTATTACACAGTTCAAAGAGAAGATCATTATTCTCATGGTCTCCTATATCAACAATGATACCGTGGGAGAACCGCTTAAACTGGGGGCTAAAGACTACATTGTCAAACCTTTCATGATCGAAGAACTTCTGCGTAAGATAGAACATTATCAGGAGTACCAGGATCTCAAAAAACATACCAGACTTTATCAGGAGTATATGGAAAACCTGCTTCAAGAGATTGAAACCGATTTTGACATCGATACACTGAGTACTCCGCTGGTCATACAGACAAACTATCAGCGACTTGCAGACAAAGTAGTTTTTGAATATGCACACAAAAATGAAAAACTGCTTACTTTTGTTCCTCTGGGAAACAAAGAGTGGAAAGAAAAACTGGAGAGTGCAAGTCCCAACTCCCTACTTTATATTACCGAGACACATACTCTCAAAAAAGCAGATAAAGAGCACCTTCTCAATAAACTTAAAACATATGACTTCATTCTCTCTACAACAACTGAACTTGAAACAGATTACGATACCATTATACTTAACACAGACTCCAAGCTCTATGATCAGAATGAGATCCTGACCATCGATGATTATGTCAAGTTTATCGTCAACAGTTTCCAGTACAAATTCCCGGACACTGAACTCTCCAAAAAACTGGGGATATCAAGAAAAAGTTTATGGGAAAAACGTAAAAAATACGGGCTGTTTAAGAAAAAATAGCTATAGAGAGAAAGGAATAGTATGTCTAACAACAAATCACTCTACATTGATATCGAAGCTCTCTCTACACTGGCATTGGTCCAGGCTGGACTTATCTCCCCTGTAGATAAGCTTATGAATGAAGCTGAAGCAAAAGAGGTTGACCGTACACAGTTTTACAAAGGTGTTCCTTTCCCTTTTGCTTTTGTACTCGCCCCGAAGGGGAACAAAAACAAAAAAGTACTCCAAACACTTGAAAGCGGGGAAACAGTTGACCTGATCAGTGAAGGTAATAAAGTAGGAGAGCTTACTGTGGAAGAGACTTTCTCTATCGATCCGCAGCAACGCCTTTACAATATTTACGGTACTGCGGATCCTTCACATCCTGGAGTGAAGAATACCACTTCCAGGCTGGGAGAAATCGCTGTTTCCGGTCCTTACCATGTTGAATATCCTCTCATCGAGGATAATATCAAGCGGATTGAGCAAATGATCACCAAAACCGGTGCAAAGTATGTCACCTCTATGATGATCGCCGCAAATCCGCTTAACCGTGCCCATGAGAGAATGATCCGTCAAGCCATTACCGATGCGGATCTGCTGGTGATCTTTCTGCGTAAACCTTTCACTCAGGAAGGACTCCGCTACGATATACGATATCAGGCACTCAGCCGATTCATTGACAACTTCATTCCGAGAAACAGAGTCCTCATCATCCCATTTGAGAATACCTATATCTTTGCAGGATATAATGAACTTATCCTTGATGCGATCCTGGCAAAAAACTATGGATGCCATCAACTTGTCGTGGGAAAAAACCATGGTGGGCTGGGACTCTACTACGATAAAAACCGTCTTAATTCAGTATTTGACCACTGTAAGGATATAGATATTGACATTAAAACGGTAGATGAGTATGTCTACTGCGATACCTGTAAAACACTGGTCAGTACCACTACATGTCCGCACGGACAGCATCATCATGTACACTACCACAGTGAATCGATCATGAAGCTGATCCAAAGCGGACTTATTCCGCCATCGATCCTGGTCCGAAAAGAAGTTTCAGCGAATATTCTTGCCTCACTTTTTCCTGAACGTTTCAATAAGCTACAGGAAATGCACTACTCTCTGATGCCGGGTTCAGGGCTGCTGGAGCAGCAAAGCGAAGAGCAGTTCTATCTAAAACTGATAGAACTCTATCAAACCTCATCATTAACATAGGGAAAGAGAATGAATATGCAAAAACTTTTTCTTACCTTCTTTGGTACTGGACTCTCCCCCAGGATACCCGCACAGATTGCTTCACTGCTTGCAATTGCTGTGGGGATATTGATACTGCGTATTTTTGGTATGGAAACACTCTTCATGCTTACTTTTGTCACAATAATTATAAGCATTTTTGAGGTGAACAAGTATGTAGCAGCATATCCAAAAAACAACTATGAGGAGATCACTGTGGATGATGCTTCAGGAATGTGGCTGAGTATGATGATCTCTCTCTCCAGTGTAACAACACTGCATATCCCCTATGCAGAATGGATCGGTACTATTTTGGCTTTTGCTTCCTTTACCCTCTTTCAGCAATGGAAACCTTCCACCATCGGCTGGACGGCAAGAGAACTGGGAGGAGGACTGGGAATTGTACTCAGCAGTGTACTTTCCGGGATCGCCGGAGGGCTTTTGAGCGTCGTAGTCCTCATGGGGCTAGACAGACTCTAACCGGAACCCTCCATGGTTTCAGGCTTTTTTTCAGATTGGAACGCACTCGGTCTTGCTTTATGCGAGAACTTGACAATAAAAGCGGTAATGACGGCACCTCCCGGAAGCACCCAGACAATACCAAGCCCTGCCATCTTGCAGATATCCACTACCTGTGCCCCTGCTTTTTTATATTCACGTTTTAGCAGTAAAGAGGGGATCTCTTTTGTCTCTTTCCACTCCACATGCATTCCCTTTCCTATCTCTTTGGTAAAGTGTCTGAAGGAATCGATCTTTTTTTTCATTGTA
Coding sequences within it:
- a CDS encoding bifunctional 2-C-methyl-D-erythritol 4-phosphate cytidylyltransferase/2-C-methyl-D-erythritol 2,4-cyclodiphosphate synthase; amino-acid sequence: MSQTTLVLLGAGSSSRFKSRVKKQWLYSGEVPLWLQVAQHFEGMGLFEKIIIVSSSQEIHYMKHFADYTFIEGGDSRQASLSNALSHVNSSYVMVSDIARCCIPETMIQRILHAKNEAACIVPTLPVTDTLYMENTPIDREKVKIIQTPQLSRTKTLKQALDTEILFTDESSAIASLGQQIHFVEGSPLAHKLTTLDDLLKLPCIQAPSSRTLTGYGIDIHPFETGKEMKLCGVTIDAEYGFKAHSDGDVAIHALIDALLGAAGMGDIGELYPDTEPVFAGADSTKLLEDTVERISSFGFEIGNIDMTIMAEAPKLLPYKAIMRTTLASILGIPSNRINIKATTAEKLGFVGRKEGVTVHAVANLNYFNWKKSINGRKT
- a CDS encoding response regulator; translated protein: MKIIIVENELYLAQSIASKLTENGFETEIYSSIKEAMQSSGDVYLLSTNLPGQNTAPLITQFKEKIIILMVSYINNDTVGEPLKLGAKDYIVKPFMIEELLRKIEHYQEYQDLKKHTRLYQEYMENLLQEIETDFDIDTLSTPLVIQTNYQRLADKVVFEYAHKNEKLLTFVPLGNKEWKEKLESASPNSLLYITETHTLKKADKEHLLNKLKTYDFILSTTTELETDYDTIILNTDSKLYDQNEILTIDDYVKFIVNSFQYKFPDTELSKKLGISRKSLWEKRKKYGLFKKK
- a CDS encoding sulfate adenylyltransferase, which translates into the protein MSNNKSLYIDIEALSTLALVQAGLISPVDKLMNEAEAKEVDRTQFYKGVPFPFAFVLAPKGNKNKKVLQTLESGETVDLISEGNKVGELTVEETFSIDPQQRLYNIYGTADPSHPGVKNTTSRLGEIAVSGPYHVEYPLIEDNIKRIEQMITKTGAKYVTSMMIAANPLNRAHERMIRQAITDADLLVIFLRKPFTQEGLRYDIRYQALSRFIDNFIPRNRVLIIPFENTYIFAGYNELILDAILAKNYGCHQLVVGKNHGGLGLYYDKNRLNSVFDHCKDIDIDIKTVDEYVYCDTCKTLVSTTTCPHGQHHHVHYHSESIMKLIQSGLIPPSILVRKEVSANILASLFPERFNKLQEMHYSLMPGSGLLEQQSEEQFYLKLIELYQTSSLT
- a CDS encoding phosphatidylglycerophosphatase A family protein, which translates into the protein MQKLFLTFFGTGLSPRIPAQIASLLAIAVGILILRIFGMETLFMLTFVTIIISIFEVNKYVAAYPKNNYEEITVDDASGMWLSMMISLSSVTTLHIPYAEWIGTILAFASFTLFQQWKPSTIGWTARELGGGLGIVLSSVLSGIAGGLLSVVVLMGLDRL